One Kiritimatiellia bacterium genomic window carries:
- a CDS encoding radical SAM protein has product MNKRNDTIRFASIIVTYRCNARCHMCHTWQHPTDPAEEIGAADLARLPDIPTLNVTGGEPFLRDDLPELLDVLRGKARRVVVSTNGYLTDRIVEVARRHPWIGVRVSIEGLPKANDELRGLPDGFDHGLRTLLALHRMGLKDIGFGITLSDRNVADLLDLYTLSQMMGLEFATAAVHNAYYFHKTDNRFERPDAAVEALEKLIDALLRSRRPKDWFRAYFNHGLIEYIRGNPRLLPCAMGGESFFLDPYGEIRPCNVMERSMGNIRQRDFRDIWRGPEAEAIRREVAGCGRHCWMIGSAAEPIKRNPWTVLRWILRRKLLSPRVRNKTRHSRE; this is encoded by the coding sequence ATGAATAAGCGCAACGACACGATCCGGTTCGCCAGCATCATCGTCACCTACCGCTGCAACGCGCGCTGCCACATGTGCCATACGTGGCAGCACCCGACGGACCCCGCCGAGGAAATCGGCGCCGCCGACCTGGCCCGGCTGCCGGACATCCCCACGCTCAACGTCACCGGCGGCGAGCCCTTCCTGCGCGACGACCTGCCGGAACTCCTGGACGTGCTGCGCGGCAAGGCGCGGCGGGTCGTCGTCAGCACCAACGGCTACCTCACCGACCGCATCGTCGAGGTCGCGCGGCGGCATCCCTGGATCGGCGTCCGCGTCAGCATCGAGGGCCTGCCGAAGGCCAACGACGAGCTTCGGGGGCTGCCCGACGGCTTCGACCACGGGCTGCGGACCCTGCTCGCCCTGCACCGGATGGGCCTCAAGGACATCGGGTTCGGCATCACCCTCTCCGACCGCAACGTCGCCGACCTGCTGGACCTCTACACGCTCTCGCAGATGATGGGCCTCGAATTCGCCACCGCCGCCGTGCACAACGCCTACTACTTCCACAAGACGGACAACCGGTTCGAGCGGCCCGACGCCGCCGTCGAGGCGCTGGAGAAGCTGATCGATGCCCTGCTCCGCAGCCGGCGGCCGAAGGACTGGTTCCGCGCCTACTTCAACCACGGCCTGATCGAGTACATCCGCGGGAACCCGCGCCTGCTGCCCTGCGCCATGGGCGGCGAGTCGTTCTTCCTCGATCCCTACGGCGAGATCCGTCCCTGCAACGTCATGGAGCGCAGCATGGGGAACATCCGCCAGCGCGACTTCCGGGACATCTGGCGCGGCCCCGAGGCGGAGGCGATCCGCCGGGAGGTGGCCGGCTGCGGCCGGCACTGCTGGATGATCGGCAGCGCGGCGGAACCGATCAAGCGGAACCCCTGGACCGTCCTGCGCTGGATCCTGCGGCGCAAGCTCCTCTCCCCGCGCGTCCGCAACAAAACACGTCACAGCCGTGAGTGA
- the folK gene encoding 2-amino-4-hydroxy-6-hydroxymethyldihydropteridine diphosphokinase, producing the protein METIVSMGSNLGDRLTALTMARRRIAEWPDVRIAAQSPVYETEPVGVLEKYSHLRFLNAVLVLESPWDGHGWYKRLHALEAKLGRKRGLDRFMPRTIDLDIVCVGNTSCQSGGLVIPHPHWKERRFVVQPLADIRPDLVIPGETRTVRQVLEALPPEPKVALFAKEW; encoded by the coding sequence ATGGAAACCATAGTCAGCATGGGCTCGAACCTGGGCGACCGGCTGACCGCCCTGACGATGGCCCGCCGCCGGATCGCCGAGTGGCCGGACGTCCGCATCGCGGCCCAGTCGCCCGTGTATGAAACCGAGCCGGTCGGCGTGCTGGAGAAGTACAGCCACCTTCGTTTCCTGAACGCCGTGCTGGTCCTGGAAAGCCCGTGGGACGGCCACGGCTGGTACAAGCGCCTCCACGCGCTCGAGGCCAAGCTGGGCCGCAAGCGCGGGCTGGACCGGTTCATGCCGAGGACGATCGACCTGGACATCGTCTGCGTCGGGAACACATCCTGCCAGAGCGGCGGGCTGGTGATCCCGCACCCGCACTGGAAGGAGCGCCGCTTCGTCGTGCAGCCGCTGGCGGATATCCGGCCCGACCTGGTGATCCCGGGCGAGACTCGCACGGTGCGGCAGGTGCTGGAGGCCCTGCCCCCGGAACCGAAGGTCGCGCTTTTCGCCAAGGAATGGTAA
- the panB gene encoding 3-methyl-2-oxobutanoate hydroxymethyltransferase encodes MNTTPWTAPKIKALKGKEKIVSLTAYDYAMARLVDAAGIHLVLVGDSLGMTMLGYENTLPVTMDDMIHHTAAVARGVKTALVVGDMPFLSYHASIEQAILNAGRFIQEGGANAVKIEGGAFREPLIHALVQNGIPVLGHIGLTPQSIEVMGGYKVQGRNHAGAQQLLEDARAVEEAGAFALVLEAMPGDLAAEITAAVKIPTIGIGAGPACDGQVLVLHDVLGLYGDFKPKFVKRYAELGAQIVQVVKQYKQEVQTGAFPGPEQSYE; translated from the coding sequence GTGAACACCACCCCCTGGACCGCGCCGAAGATCAAGGCCCTGAAGGGAAAGGAAAAAATCGTTTCCCTGACGGCCTACGACTATGCCATGGCCCGGCTCGTGGACGCGGCCGGGATTCACCTGGTCCTCGTCGGCGACTCGCTGGGCATGACCATGCTCGGCTACGAGAACACGCTGCCCGTGACGATGGACGACATGATCCACCACACCGCGGCCGTCGCGCGCGGCGTGAAGACGGCGCTTGTCGTCGGCGACATGCCGTTCCTCTCGTACCACGCCTCCATCGAGCAGGCCATTCTCAATGCCGGGCGGTTCATCCAGGAGGGCGGCGCCAACGCGGTGAAGATCGAGGGCGGCGCGTTCCGCGAGCCGCTGATCCACGCGCTGGTGCAGAACGGCATCCCCGTGCTGGGGCACATCGGGCTCACGCCGCAGAGCATCGAGGTCATGGGCGGCTACAAGGTCCAGGGCCGCAACCACGCGGGCGCGCAGCAGTTGCTCGAGGACGCCCGCGCGGTCGAGGAGGCCGGCGCGTTCGCGCTCGTGCTGGAGGCCATGCCCGGCGACCTCGCGGCCGAAATCACCGCGGCCGTGAAGATCCCGACGATCGGCATCGGCGCGGGGCCGGCCTGCGACGGGCAGGTGCTCGTGCTCCACGACGTGCTCGGCCTCTACGGCGACTTCAAGCCGAAGTTCGTCAAGCGCTACGCGGAGCTCGGCGCGCAAATCGTGCAGGTCGTAAAGCAGTACAAGCAGGAAGTCCAGACCGGCGCCTTCCCGGGGCCGGAACAGTCGTACGAATGA
- a CDS encoding pantoate--beta-alanine ligase produces the protein MQIIRTPADMQARARALRREGRRIGFVPTMGYLHEGHVSLVRLARARSEVVVVSLFVNPTQFGPNEDLAKYPRDFERDEALCREAGTDIIFYPNEKDIYLPGHSVYVIEESLSRGLCGATRPGHFRGVATVVAKLFNLVLPDVAVFGEKDGQQLRVIRRMVRDLNFPVEIVAGPTVREPDGLAMSSRNKYLSPEERRQALCLRRALDRAEELVRAGERDIARIAEEMRQTVASAPLARVDYIEIVDDATLEPVRVLERPVMAALAVFVGKTRLIDNTVLRP, from the coding sequence GTGCAGATCATCCGCACACCCGCCGACATGCAGGCCCGCGCCCGCGCCCTCCGCCGCGAGGGCCGGCGCATCGGGTTCGTGCCGACCATGGGCTATCTCCACGAGGGCCACGTCTCCCTGGTCCGACTCGCCCGCGCGCGCAGCGAAGTCGTGGTCGTGAGCCTCTTCGTCAACCCGACCCAGTTCGGGCCGAACGAGGATCTGGCCAAATATCCCCGGGACTTCGAGCGCGACGAGGCCTTGTGCCGGGAGGCGGGGACGGACATTATCTTCTACCCGAACGAGAAGGACATCTACCTGCCGGGCCACAGCGTGTACGTGATCGAGGAGTCCCTCTCCCGCGGGCTCTGCGGCGCGACGCGGCCGGGCCATTTCCGGGGCGTGGCCACCGTGGTGGCCAAGCTGTTCAACCTCGTGCTCCCCGACGTCGCCGTGTTCGGCGAGAAGGACGGCCAGCAGCTGCGCGTGATCCGGCGCATGGTCCGCGACCTGAATTTCCCCGTCGAGATCGTCGCCGGCCCCACCGTCCGCGAGCCCGACGGCCTGGCCATGAGCTCGCGAAACAAGTACCTCTCGCCGGAGGAGCGCCGCCAGGCCCTGTGCCTGCGCCGCGCGCTCGACCGGGCCGAAGAACTCGTCCGCGCGGGCGAACGGGACATCGCCCGGATCGCCGAGGAAATGCGGCAGACCGTCGCCTCCGCCCCGCTGGCCCGGGTGGATTACATCGAGATCGTGGACGACGCCACGCTGGAACCCGTCCGCGTCCTCGAACGCCCGGTCATGGCCGCGCTGGCGGTATTCGTGGGCAAAACGCGGCTCATCGACAACACGGTGCTGCGCCCATGA
- a CDS encoding glycosyltransferase family 4 protein yields the protein MKIAFAVVKNVARGGGIERYTEELGARLVSRGHGVRVYSMRHHGRIEPDYRGMRITGVPCLPFTPTEKVSAGVAAAIHAGLSPWADVVHLHSVGPGVMGWFTRLCRKPTLIQFHGIEWKRTRWSRFGLSVLRSLERWSIRANRHVTAVSRTQCEYFRAEYGIEARYIPGGADVKEPRPAHELYSLGLEPGRYVLFASRLVREKGAHVLVEAFRRLAAPCKLVLAGDVPGEDAYRDELRRLAGDDPRIVWPGFVQGALRDELFSHARVYVQPSDVEGLSLALLEAMGRGLCCLASDIPENAEAVAEAGVLFRRGDAADLAAKLQDLLDHPDTAATYGGRAAARVRREYSWDRIADEFERYYREIILGAARHE from the coding sequence ATGAAGATTGCCTTCGCCGTGGTTAAGAACGTCGCCCGGGGCGGCGGAATCGAACGATACACCGAGGAACTCGGGGCGCGGCTGGTCTCCCGGGGCCATGGCGTCCGGGTCTACTCCATGCGCCACCACGGCCGCATCGAGCCCGACTACCGGGGGATGCGGATTACCGGGGTGCCGTGCCTGCCGTTCACCCCCACGGAAAAAGTGAGCGCGGGCGTGGCGGCCGCGATTCACGCCGGCCTGTCGCCGTGGGCGGACGTCGTCCACCTCCATTCTGTCGGGCCCGGCGTCATGGGCTGGTTCACGCGGCTCTGCCGCAAGCCCACGCTGATCCAGTTCCACGGCATCGAGTGGAAGCGGACGCGGTGGTCGCGGTTCGGCCTGTCGGTGCTGCGGAGCCTCGAGCGGTGGTCCATCCGCGCCAACCGCCACGTCACCGCCGTCTCGCGGACGCAATGCGAATACTTTCGAGCCGAGTACGGCATCGAGGCGCGGTACATCCCGGGCGGCGCGGACGTCAAGGAGCCCCGGCCCGCGCACGAGCTGTATTCCCTCGGCCTTGAACCCGGGCGCTACGTGCTCTTCGCCTCGCGGCTGGTCCGCGAGAAGGGCGCCCATGTCCTGGTCGAGGCCTTCCGCCGTCTCGCCGCGCCGTGCAAGCTGGTGCTCGCCGGCGACGTGCCCGGCGAGGACGCCTACCGGGATGAACTGCGCCGCCTGGCGGGCGACGATCCCCGGATCGTCTGGCCCGGCTTCGTCCAGGGCGCGCTGCGGGACGAGCTGTTCAGCCACGCCCGCGTGTACGTGCAGCCGTCCGACGTGGAGGGCCTGTCCCTCGCCCTGCTGGAGGCCATGGGCCGCGGGCTCTGCTGCCTGGCCAGCGACATCCCGGAGAACGCCGAGGCCGTCGCCGAGGCCGGCGTCCTGTTCCGCCGGGGCGATGCCGCCGACCTTGCGGCGAAACTCCAGGATCTGCTCGACCATCCCGACACCGCGGCCACGTATGGCGGCCGGGCCGCCGCTCGCGTCCGCCGGGAATACTCCTGGGATCGCATCGCCGACGAGTTTGAGCGATACTACCGGGAAATCATTCTCGGAGCCGCCCGGCATGAATAA
- a CDS encoding DUF3683 domain-containing protein has protein sequence MREIPYNYTSADDGQVIRFLFGEETWARWEGLRAKRVTGRSARLLLRVIGDLFVLKRNPFMIQDLLDHPRRQAAFFEEMRSELKTVRAGAGPNEDVLRIVEQCERVAGELAAALAAAPARRTQIRRRLGAIIGEDNVLFDPFALVCHATDATDWRLCLPAAVARPGREEEVAPLLAAIRGLGLHAIPRGAGTGLTGGAVPLRENCVMVNTEKLNRIRGLSGNALAVEAGVITDDAIEYARRRGKVFATDPTSAWASTIGGNLAENAGGKTAVLWGTAIDNVLRWRMALPDGTNLEVRRRAHPGRKIRPDDTVEFEVAGEDGRARQTITLRGSDLRKPGLWKDVTNKALGGLPGLQKEGTDGIITSAEFILHEPYPQRRTFCLEFYGDDMDEASRVIVDISRAFEAGGGEALMALEHFDDQYVRAIGYKNKAPRARPPKAVLLIDLVGHTPDQLAAGSRKLEALLHPYPNTCLFAARDDAEAARFWQDRKKLGAIAAHTNAFKLNEDIVLPLEALARFARYVDGRNNDENRRNQQWLAAEFGRRIESAAVAEDAEWYSGKIPRARQLCAEAAEQLGRAAPEDLRSERVIRELRAGLGQLVSGYRQIEADLDAAERHVRSRRIVLATHMHAGDGNVHVNIPVFSNDRDMMERAAREADGAMRTAVEMGGAVSGEHGIGITKLKHLEPERIRELDEHRRRLDPDGLLNPGKLQDTGALDAVFTPSFNLLELEARILRHGSLEELALKIAKCVRCGKCKADCCVFYPARNLFYHPRNKNLAIGALIEALLYDAQRSRSTRFEGLRFLEDLADHCTACHKCLKPCPVDIDTGEVSILERNILKARHVKHTPAPTRLTLAYLESRGPLVNRLFRAGVLRAGGAGQRLAHRVAAALPKTLVKHVPGHALLASPLPPAPPGTLRDRLPPCKDNQALCFRPEGAPKASVFYFPGCGSERLFSDVSLAALYLLVKTGNQVVLPPPFLCCGFPAYANADGERHNRIVLHDTIVFSQIRDMFGYLRFDACVVSCGTCMEALRAMGLEAVFGGPLRDVSEFVLAGGAELPGGGAPALYHAPCHDSLAGGGPALLARGGAGPVESVPHCCSEAGTLALSRPDISGSMLQRKADSLRAASEKAGTGLVLTNCPSCLQGLGRNRSIEPRHLAVEFARRLGGPDWARELEGFIRAAEITTF, from the coding sequence GTGCGCGAAATCCCGTACAACTACACCTCGGCGGACGACGGGCAGGTGATCCGGTTCCTGTTCGGGGAGGAGACCTGGGCCCGGTGGGAGGGCCTGCGCGCCAAGCGCGTCACCGGCCGGTCCGCCCGCCTGCTCCTGCGCGTCATCGGCGACCTCTTCGTGCTCAAGCGAAACCCCTTCATGATCCAGGACCTGCTGGACCATCCCCGGCGGCAGGCCGCGTTCTTCGAGGAGATGCGGAGCGAGCTCAAGACCGTGCGCGCCGGGGCCGGCCCGAACGAGGATGTCCTGCGGATCGTGGAGCAGTGCGAACGGGTCGCGGGCGAACTGGCGGCGGCGCTCGCCGCCGCGCCCGCGCGCCGCACGCAGATCCGCCGGCGGCTCGGCGCGATCATCGGCGAGGACAACGTCCTGTTCGACCCCTTCGCCCTCGTGTGCCACGCGACCGACGCCACCGACTGGCGGCTGTGCCTGCCCGCCGCGGTCGCGCGCCCGGGCCGGGAGGAAGAGGTCGCCCCCCTGCTCGCGGCGATCCGCGGGCTCGGGCTCCACGCGATCCCGCGCGGCGCGGGCACCGGCCTGACCGGCGGCGCCGTGCCCCTCCGCGAGAACTGCGTGATGGTCAATACGGAGAAGCTCAACCGCATCCGCGGCCTTTCCGGGAACGCGCTGGCCGTCGAGGCGGGCGTGATCACCGACGACGCGATCGAGTACGCCCGCCGGCGCGGCAAGGTCTTCGCCACCGACCCCACCAGCGCCTGGGCGTCCACGATCGGCGGCAACCTCGCCGAGAACGCCGGCGGCAAGACCGCCGTGCTCTGGGGCACGGCCATCGACAACGTGCTCCGCTGGCGGATGGCCCTGCCGGACGGGACGAACCTCGAGGTCCGGCGGCGGGCGCATCCCGGCCGGAAGATCCGGCCCGACGATACCGTGGAATTCGAGGTCGCCGGCGAGGACGGCCGCGCGCGGCAGACGATCACGCTCCGGGGCTCGGACCTTCGCAAGCCGGGCCTGTGGAAGGACGTGACGAACAAGGCGCTGGGCGGCCTGCCCGGCCTGCAGAAGGAGGGCACCGACGGGATCATCACGTCGGCCGAGTTCATCCTCCACGAGCCCTACCCGCAGCGGCGGACCTTCTGCCTGGAGTTCTACGGCGACGACATGGACGAGGCCAGCCGCGTGATCGTCGACATCTCGCGGGCGTTCGAGGCGGGCGGCGGCGAGGCGCTGATGGCGCTGGAGCATTTCGACGACCAGTACGTGCGCGCGATCGGCTACAAGAACAAGGCCCCGCGCGCCCGCCCGCCGAAGGCGGTCCTGCTCATCGATCTCGTCGGCCATACGCCGGACCAGCTGGCGGCCGGATCGCGGAAGCTGGAGGCCCTGCTCCACCCCTATCCCAACACCTGCCTGTTCGCGGCGCGCGACGACGCGGAGGCCGCCCGGTTCTGGCAGGACCGCAAGAAGCTGGGCGCCATCGCCGCGCACACGAACGCCTTCAAGCTCAACGAGGACATCGTCCTGCCCCTTGAGGCCCTCGCCCGGTTCGCGCGCTACGTGGACGGGCGCAACAACGACGAGAACCGGCGCAACCAGCAGTGGCTCGCGGCCGAGTTCGGGCGGCGCATCGAATCGGCCGCCGTCGCCGAGGACGCGGAATGGTACTCGGGCAAGATCCCGCGCGCGCGGCAGCTGTGCGCCGAGGCGGCGGAGCAGCTCGGGCGCGCGGCGCCCGAGGACCTGCGCAGCGAGCGCGTCATCCGGGAACTGCGGGCCGGGCTCGGTCAGCTCGTCTCCGGCTACCGCCAGATCGAGGCGGACCTGGACGCGGCCGAGCGCCACGTGCGGTCCCGCCGCATCGTGCTCGCCACCCACATGCACGCCGGGGACGGCAACGTCCACGTCAACATCCCCGTCTTCTCGAACGACCGCGACATGATGGAGCGGGCCGCGCGCGAGGCGGACGGGGCCATGCGGACGGCGGTGGAGATGGGCGGCGCGGTCAGCGGCGAGCACGGCATCGGCATCACCAAGCTCAAGCACCTCGAGCCGGAGCGCATCCGCGAACTGGACGAGCACCGCCGCCGCCTGGACCCGGACGGGCTCCTGAACCCGGGCAAGCTGCAGGATACCGGCGCGCTGGACGCCGTGTTCACGCCGTCGTTCAACCTGCTGGAGCTGGAGGCGCGCATTCTCCGGCACGGCTCGCTGGAGGAGCTGGCGCTGAAGATCGCGAAGTGCGTCCGGTGCGGCAAGTGCAAGGCGGACTGCTGCGTGTTCTATCCCGCGCGGAACCTGTTCTACCACCCGCGCAACAAGAACCTGGCGATCGGCGCGCTGATCGAGGCGCTGCTCTACGACGCGCAGCGCTCGCGCTCGACCCGCTTCGAGGGCCTGCGGTTCCTGGAGGACCTCGCGGACCACTGCACCGCCTGCCACAAGTGCCTCAAGCCGTGCCCCGTGGACATCGATACCGGCGAGGTCTCGATCCTGGAGCGGAACATCCTGAAGGCGCGCCATGTCAAGCACACCCCGGCGCCGACGCGCCTGACGCTGGCCTACCTCGAAAGCCGGGGCCCGCTGGTCAACCGCCTGTTCCGGGCCGGCGTGCTCCGCGCGGGCGGGGCCGGCCAGCGGCTCGCGCACCGCGTGGCGGCCGCCTTGCCGAAGACGCTGGTGAAACACGTGCCCGGCCACGCCCTGCTGGCCTCGCCCCTGCCGCCCGCGCCGCCGGGGACGCTGCGCGACCGGCTCCCGCCCTGCAAGGACAACCAGGCCCTCTGCTTCCGGCCGGAAGGAGCGCCGAAGGCTTCCGTCTTCTACTTCCCCGGCTGCGGCTCGGAGCGGCTGTTCTCCGACGTCTCGCTGGCCGCGCTCTACCTGCTGGTCAAGACCGGGAACCAGGTCGTCCTCCCGCCGCCGTTCCTGTGCTGCGGGTTCCCGGCCTACGCGAACGCCGACGGCGAACGGCACAACCGCATCGTGCTGCACGACACGATCGTCTTCAGCCAGATCCGCGACATGTTCGGCTATCTCCGGTTCGACGCCTGCGTGGTGAGCTGCGGCACGTGCATGGAAGCCCTGCGCGCGATGGGACTGGAGGCCGTCTTCGGCGGCCCGCTGCGCGACGTGTCGGAGTTCGTCCTCGCCGGCGGCGCGGAGTTGCCCGGCGGCGGCGCGCCGGCGCTCTACCACGCCCCGTGCCACGATTCGCTCGCGGGCGGCGGCCCGGCGCTGCTGGCGCGCGGCGGCGCGGGCCCGGTCGAGTCCGTGCCCCACTGCTGCTCCGAGGCCGGCACGCTGGCCTTGAGCCGGCCCGACATTTCCGGTTCCATGCTCCAGCGGAAGGCGGACTCGCTCCGGGCCGCGTCGGAAAAGGCCGGGACGGGCCTGGTCCTCACCAACTGCCCGTCCTGCCTCCAGGGCCTCGGCCGGAACCGTAGCATAGAGCCCCGCCACTTGGCGGTCGAGTTCGCCCGGCGCCTGGGCGGCCCGGACTGGGCGCGCGAGCTGGAGGGATTCATCCGGGCGGCGGAAATCACGACGTTCTGA
- a CDS encoding glycosyltransferase translates to MKPVCFLNNHLCLRGGSERVMFEEAAMLRGRGHEVSFFGCRGPSDLEQEHAALYPPRVAIEQLRGFGKWRHALRVVYNPAMGRAFRRFLDVARPGILHAHNIYGGLTTAVLDVAREAGLPVVLTVHDYKLVCPSYLALDHGRVCSACAGGRFYRCLLKRCHKSSLAASALYTAEAYLVAWGKKYAPIRRFICVSRFARQTLLDNGYAPDRLAYLPNSVETAGVVASPGEGAHALYAGRLSIEKGARTLLRAMKGLDIPLRVVGDGPLRGELEAESARLGLRGRVTFAGYQSGEALAREFREAAFLVIPSEWYENAPMSVLEAFAHGKPVIGADIGGIPEMVEPGQTGLLFPAGDADALRERMDTLGRDRARREEMGRAARRRAEEEFSPERHAEELLEVYEDCLRRG, encoded by the coding sequence ATGAAACCGGTCTGCTTCCTCAATAACCACCTCTGCCTCCGCGGAGGCTCGGAACGCGTGATGTTCGAAGAGGCGGCCATGCTCCGCGGCCGGGGCCACGAGGTGAGCTTCTTCGGCTGCCGCGGCCCCAGCGACCTGGAGCAGGAGCATGCCGCGCTCTACCCGCCGCGCGTCGCCATCGAGCAACTCCGCGGGTTCGGCAAGTGGCGGCACGCCCTGCGCGTCGTGTATAATCCGGCGATGGGCCGCGCGTTCCGGCGGTTCCTGGACGTCGCGCGGCCCGGCATCCTGCACGCCCACAACATCTACGGCGGCCTGACCACCGCGGTCCTCGACGTCGCCCGGGAGGCCGGGCTCCCCGTGGTCCTGACCGTGCACGACTACAAGCTGGTGTGCCCCTCGTACCTCGCGCTCGATCACGGGCGGGTCTGCTCGGCCTGCGCCGGCGGACGGTTCTACCGCTGCCTGTTGAAACGGTGCCACAAGTCCAGTCTCGCTGCCTCGGCGCTCTACACCGCGGAGGCCTACCTCGTCGCCTGGGGGAAAAAGTATGCGCCGATCCGGCGGTTCATCTGTGTGAGCCGGTTCGCTCGGCAGACGCTGCTCGACAACGGTTACGCCCCCGACCGCCTGGCGTACCTGCCGAACAGCGTCGAAACCGCCGGCGTAGTGGCCTCGCCCGGCGAAGGCGCGCATGCGCTGTACGCGGGCCGCCTCTCGATCGAGAAGGGCGCCCGCACCCTCCTGCGGGCCATGAAGGGATTGGACATCCCCCTGCGCGTGGTCGGAGACGGTCCCCTGCGCGGCGAACTGGAGGCCGAGTCCGCCCGCCTGGGCCTGCGGGGCCGCGTGACATTCGCGGGATACCAGTCCGGCGAGGCGCTGGCCCGGGAATTCCGCGAGGCGGCCTTCCTCGTCATTCCGTCCGAATGGTACGAAAACGCCCCGATGAGCGTGCTCGAGGCGTTCGCCCACGGCAAGCCCGTCATCGGCGCGGACATCGGCGGCATCCCCGAGATGGTCGAGCCGGGCCAGACCGGCCTGCTCTTTCCGGCCGGCGACGCCGACGCCCTCCGCGAGCGCATGGACACCTTGGGACGCGACCGCGCCCGGCGGGAGGAAATGGGCCGCGCGGCCCGGCGGCGCGCGGAAGAAGAGTTTTCGCCCGAACGGCACGCGGAGGAACTGCTGGAAGTTTATGAAGATTGCCTTCGCCGTGGTTAA
- a CDS encoding polysaccharide deacetylase family protein, with translation MKRAVSFVLLAGWLAARAAGECLPPDCIAASTNPPGGLTPLNTPQIVLLSWDDSVTTDSYPLVQSVLTNHVNPNGQPIKATFFVSLDTRIDYPLVQRLYADGHEVAVHTMTHTTGTNTPPDAWRREIVGGRSTLASLGAIPERDIVGFRAPYLYSNDGSFRILAEQGFLYDSSLFEDLAGMSPSPAAMTWAYTLDDGAVENVPAIRKPAQPYPGLIELHLYDLFATNGSPATIMDPPESYASNDVMTLWKTNFLWHYDGNRAPLTLALHATTTNQWMSNPAHSAWRIAALNEFVAWALAYPHVYFVTYRDLAEYMRDPVDVTAAPTAAVFQTARVTPQSNVAACAYPGYRTVRVLGGCPPAYPAPTNLYWQFAPTGGGTVAFNVISQDATHTYAYFVVTNDTAGSIFHWRADVDISAGQVSWLWDGFWTQTLAHLEVHAKQYNRILAPGGSATVTFRLDTTNPVLFTGADVALDTLAPRAPTLAVIRADLESNGLALAWDRTAVEYELHAATQLVGEGWSLFATGVFTEAWTGDLSVLPGRMFLRVGGMP, from the coding sequence ATGAAGCGGGCCGTTTCCTTTGTCCTCCTGGCCGGGTGGCTCGCCGCCCGCGCCGCCGGCGAATGCCTGCCTCCGGACTGCATCGCGGCCTCCACGAACCCGCCGGGCGGCCTGACGCCGCTCAACACGCCGCAGATCGTCCTGCTCTCGTGGGACGATTCCGTCACGACGGACTCCTATCCGCTGGTCCAGAGCGTCCTGACCAACCATGTGAACCCCAACGGCCAGCCGATCAAGGCCACGTTCTTCGTCTCGCTGGACACCCGGATAGACTATCCGCTCGTCCAGCGCCTCTACGCCGACGGCCACGAGGTCGCCGTCCACACCATGACGCACACGACCGGCACCAACACGCCGCCGGATGCCTGGCGGCGCGAGATCGTCGGCGGCCGATCGACGCTCGCCTCGCTGGGCGCCATCCCCGAGCGCGACATCGTCGGCTTTCGCGCGCCCTATTTGTACAGCAACGACGGCAGCTTCCGGATCCTGGCCGAGCAGGGTTTCCTGTACGATTCCTCGCTCTTTGAGGATCTTGCCGGCATGAGCCCCTCGCCCGCCGCCATGACCTGGGCCTATACCCTCGACGACGGCGCGGTCGAAAACGTCCCGGCCATCCGCAAGCCCGCGCAACCGTATCCCGGCCTCATTGAGCTTCACTTGTACGACCTCTTCGCCACCAACGGGAGCCCCGCCACGATCATGGACCCGCCCGAGAGCTACGCGTCCAACGACGTGATGACCTTGTGGAAGACGAATTTCCTCTGGCATTACGACGGGAACCGCGCGCCGCTGACGCTCGCCCTGCACGCCACGACCACCAACCAGTGGATGTCGAACCCCGCGCACTCGGCGTGGCGAATCGCGGCGCTCAACGAGTTCGTGGCATGGGCCCTCGCGTACCCCCACGTCTATTTTGTAACCTACCGGGACCTTGCGGAATACATGCGAGACCCCGTGGACGTGACCGCCGCGCCCACGGCAGCCGTTTTCCAAACCGCGCGGGTGACTCCGCAGAGCAACGTCGCGGCCTGCGCCTACCCGGGATACCGCACGGTGCGGGTGCTCGGCGGCTGCCCGCCGGCCTACCCGGCGCCCACCAACCTGTACTGGCAATTCGCGCCGACCGGCGGCGGCACCGTGGCCTTCAACGTGATCTCCCAGGACGCGACGCACACCTACGCGTACTTCGTCGTCACGAACGACACCGCGGGCTCCATCTTCCACTGGCGCGCGGACGTGGACATCAGCGCGGGGCAGGTCTCGTGGCTGTGGGACGGGTTCTGGACCCAGACCCTGGCGCACCTGGAGGTCCACGCCAAGCAGTACAACCGGATCCTCGCCCCCGGCGGGTCCGCGACCGTGACGTTCCGCCTCGATACGACCAACCCGGTCCTGTTCACGGGCGCGGACGTGGCCCTGGACACCCTCGCGCCCCGCGCCCCGACCCTCGCCGTGATCCGGGCCGACCTGGAATCGAACGGCCTCGCGCTGGCCTGGGACCGAACCGCGGTGGAATACGAGTTGCACGCCGCCACCCAACTGGTCGGCGAGGGCTGGAGCCTCTTCGCCACCGGCGTCTTCACCGAGGCCTGGACCGGCGACCTTTCCGTGCTGCCGGGCCGGATGTTCCTGCGCGTCGGCGGGATGCCCTGA